One part of the Solanum dulcamara chromosome 3, daSolDulc1.2, whole genome shotgun sequence genome encodes these proteins:
- the LOC129882860 gene encoding uncharacterized protein LOC129882860 translates to MVEPCIMASHGYPPWIFSPTELRVSKDSLPFFPIPGVNQDIAKSSCGSLRLNQRLDLWKPMSRLLAGNPFVRIVATVEGPELIDARDNHLKSVLFSFGIAEQCTRQEKILKYLRSGSNDVESGEIDMSILFDLMGPLAHAINMHQQQFSSFLEQQSHDAKSQASLVYPSAALHLWEPSSNLVGLNSGKMIHSDGRLLVSAASASIEMKDILAIISDFYFSKDSMKCTKHAMVVPYFDRKTCKTKSKGESSAPKLDVNADSLRSPQKTKYQTSPQRKSNKKAVKESEIYRNNYLHACESLLSIIVDKNRHGKTAMLSLKKSRPQLPHFLTTFSATIAGTGIAVLFSVACKLACGRIVFSAPRLLNTGLGLGLIWLSWAVNNLRDTVVVISRSQGKLDMIEDDMMNTLDKNVKEIYFRAATLLAVVVLRLA, encoded by the exons AtggttgaaccttgtattatgGCTTCTCATGGCTATCCTCCTTGGATTTTTTCACCTACAGAACTGAGGGTTTCAAAG GATAGTCTTCCTTTTTTTCCTATTCCTGGAGTGAATCAGGATATTGCAAAGTCAAGTTGTGGTAGCCTAAGGTTGAATCAGAGACTGGATTTATGGAAACCGATGAGTCGGTTATTGGCAGGAAATCCCTTTGTCAGGATCGTAGCAACCGTTGAGGGACCAGAACTCATAGATGCACGAG ACAATCACTTGAAATCAGTGCTCTTCAGCTTTGGGATTGCTGAACAATGCACAAGGCAGGAGAAGATTCTGAAGTACCTGAGGTCTGGATCAAATGATGTAGAAAGTGGTGAAATAGATATGTCTATACTCTTTGATCTCATGGGACCACTAGCTCATGCGATAAACATGCATCAACaacaattttcttcttttctcgAACAACAATCTCATGATGCTAAGTCTCAGGCATCTCTTGTTTATCCAAGTGCTGCACTCCACCTATGGGAACCTTCTTCAAATTTGGTTGGACTTAATTCAGGAAAAATGATTCATTCTGATGGCCGTCTATTAGTTAGTGCTGCCAGTGCTAGCATTGAGATGAAGGACATACTTGCAATTATCTCGGATTTCTACTTCTCAAAGGACTCAATGAAATGCACAAAGCATGCAATGGTGGTTCCATACTTTGACAG GAAGACATGCAAGACAAAGTCTAAAGGTGAAAGCTCTGCTCCGAAACTTGACGTGAATGCGGATTCTTTAAGGAG TCCTCAGAAAACTAAGTACCAGACATCACCGCAGAGAAAGAGCAACAAGAAAGCAGTTAAAGAGAGTGAGATCTACAGGAACAATTACCTCCATGCATGTGAAAGCCTTCTGTCCATAATAGTTGACAAGAACCGGCATGGGAAAACTGCAATGCTTTCATTGAAGAAATCGCGACCCCAACTACCACATTTTCTGACCACGTTCTCTGCTACCATTGCTGGAACCGGAATAGCTGTCCTTTTCTCTGTTGCCTGCAAACTAGCTTGTGGAAGAATTGTCTTCTCTGCACCTAGACTGTTGAACACTGGTTTAGGCCTTGGACTTATATGGCTCTCTTGGGCTGTCAATAATTTGAGGGACACGGTTGTGGTGATCAGCAGAAGTCAAGGCAAGTTGGATATGATAGAGGATGACATGATGAATACTTTGGACAAAAATGTGAAGGAAATCTACTTCAGAGCAGCAACTTTGCTGGCAGTCGTAGTGCTGAGGCTTGCTTGA
- the LOC129882861 gene encoding elongation factor Tu, mitochondrial, giving the protein MASVAFRNPNSKRVLALSPQIYSCCRGGSVSTQFSLSETLNANETSNLSNPWWRSMATFTRTKPHVNVGTIGHVDHGKTTLTAAITKVLAEEGKAKAIAFDEIDKAPEEKKRGITIATAHVEYETAKRHYAHVDCPGHADYVKNMITGAAQMDGGILVVSAPDGPMPQTKEHILLARQVGVPSLVCFLNKIDAVDDPELLELVEMELRELLSFYKFPGDEIPIIRGSALSALQGTNEEIGKKAILKLMDAVDEYIPDPVRQLDKPFLMPVEDVFSIQGRGTVATGRIEQGTIKVGEDVEILGLMQGTLKSTVTGVEMFKKILDNGQAGDNVGLLLRGLKREDITRGMVIAKPGSVKTSKKFEAEIYVLTKDEGGRHTAFFSNYRPQFYMRTADITGKVELPENVKMVMPGDNVTATFELISPVPLETGQRFALREGGRTVGAGVVSKVLS; this is encoded by the exons ATGGCGTCCGTCGCTTTCAGAAATCCCAATTCGAAGCGCGTGTTAGCACTCTCTCCTCAAATCTACTCATGCTGTAGAGGAGGATCAGTTTCCACTCAGTTTTCACTCTCAGAGACGCTAAATGCAAATGAAACTTCCAATCTTTCTAATCCATGGTGGAGATCCATGGCCACCTTCACTCGAAC GAAACCTCATGTAAATGTGGGAACTATAGGCCACGTTGATCATGGGAAGACTACTCTTACTGCTGCAATTACAAAG GTTCTAGCAGAAGAAGGAAAGGCCAAGGCGATTGCATTTGATGAAATTGACAAAGCCCctgaagagaaaaagagaggaaTTACTATTGCCACG GCCCATGTAGAGTATGAGACAGCAAAAAGACATTATGCTCATGTTGACTGCCCAGGACACGCAGATTACGTTAAA AATATGATTACTGGAGCTGCCCAAATGGATGGTGGTATTCTAGTTGTATCTGCTCCAGATGGACCTATGCCACAAACAAAGGAGCATATTCTTCTTGCCCGCCAG GTCGGTGTACCCTCCCTTGTCTGCTTTTTAAACAAAATTGACGCTGTTGATGATCCTGAGCTGTTGGAACTTGTTGAAATGGAGCTTAGGG AACTGCTTAGTTTCTACAAGTTTCCTGGGGATGAAATTCCTATCATCCGTGGTTCAGCTCTTTCTGCTTTACAGGGAACTAATGAAGAAATTGGAAAGAAAGCTATTTTAAAGTTGATGGATGCTGTAGATGAATACATTCCAGACCCAGTGCGTCAACTTGACAAACCTTTCTTAATGCCAGTAGAAGATGTATTCTCAATTCAG GGGCGTGGAACAGTTGCTACTGGTCGTATTGAACAGGGAACAATAAAAGTTGGAGAAGATGTGGAGATTTTAGGGCTGATGCAG GGCACTTTAAAATCTACAGTGACTGGTGTTGAAATGTTCAAGAAGATCTTGGATAATGGTCAA gCTGGTGATAATGTCGGGCTTCTTCTACGTGGCTTAAAACGAGAGGATATTACGCGAGGAATG GTGATTGCAAAGCCTGGTAGTGTGAAAACGTCCAAGAAATTTGAGGCTGAGATATATGTACTAACTAAGGATGAAGGTGGTCGGCACACTGCTTTTTTCTCAAACTATAGGCCTCAGTTCTACATGAGGACTGCTGACATTACTGGTAAAGTGGAATTGCCTGAGAATGTTAAGATGGTTATGCCTGGTGATAATGTTACTGCTACTTTTGAGCTGATATCTCCAGTTCCTCTTGAAACAG GACAAAGATTTGCCCTGAGAGAGGGTGGGAGAACGGTTGGTGCTGGGGTGGTTTCCAAAGTACTGAGCTGA